A window of Chryseobacterium shandongense genomic DNA:
CCTTTAGCGTAAATCTGTGCGGTAACAGAGCCCACATCTTTATTTTTAATAATTCTCCCGATCTGTAATCCCTGCAGATTGGCTTTTACGTCATACAGCTCGCGGTTTTTTCTTCGCATATCTACTTTCGCTACAACGGATGCGTTTCCTGAAGTAGAGTAGAGGTTAAGGTTGGCATCTACCACTTTGGTTGTTCCTTTTGCTGTTCCTTTAATACTCATATTGGAAGGAAGAGCAATGTTGGAAGGAATGGTGTTTTTCGGAACCAGGTTGTAGATTGTTTTTGCGGAAGAAGACAATTCGGCGATTCTTAGGTCATAATATAAATTGTCAGGATTGGTAGCATTTTTAATTCTTCCTGATGCGGCTACTCTCAGCTGATCAATACCTGAAACTTTGAGATTGTTGATAAGAAGGTCGTTTACATTTCCTTTTACATTGGCATTAATATTTAAAATGGCATTAGGGTATCTGTTGAACGGTGCGGTATTTCTTAAATCCGGAGCGAGGTTAAGAATATCTGCAAAACCAACTTTTGAATTTTTGATATTGGCTGAAATTTTTACGGCTCCTAAATTTGAGCTGAGTTGCTCTATAGAATTATAATTTAACACAATCTCATCACGCAGTATGGTTCTGGAAGTTTCCAGGTAAAGATCTTTTAGATAGGCTTCTTTTTCGTTGTATACGAAATCGGTGTTGAATTCCCGGATATCAAGGCCTCTTGCTTCCTGTATTTCAGCTGAATTGACTGATCCTGCAAACGTATTGTTCTGCATTTTGAATTTTCTTACCTCTACATTGAGCTTTGAAAAATTCAGGTGGTTAAAATCCATTCCCTGTCTGGTAGGTGCAATGGCAGTATTATTATAAGCTACTTTTACATCGTTCAGTACGAGTTTTCCGAGCAGAAGACTGAGTGCTTTCTGTTGTTCTGTTGTTTTAGAATTATCAGATCCTTCTGTTTTCGGATTAGCATTTTTAGCAGGCAGATAAAGGTTAGCATTGATGTTAGCGCCGGAAAGGAATATATTATCTACATCATAAGCATTGTTTTCAAGATCAAGTTTGTTAACTCTTGTGCTGAGCTCTTTGAATAAAACTTTAGCAAAGGTTTTGGTATTATCGTCTCCGTAATCGATATCGAAATTGGTGAGCTTTATTCCTCTCAGCCCGATCTGCATCGGCTTTTTATTGTTGAGAGAATCTACTTTCTTTTCAACTTTTCTGGAAACTTCTTCTACAAGATCCTGCTTGAGCTTAAGTTTCAGTCCGTCCAGATTAATATCATTAACGGCATAAGAATTATTCTGAAGATCAAACGTTTTTACCCTCGTGTCAAAAGATTTGAAATAAAGTTTAATATCATTTCTTGACTGCTGGTCATTAAAGGTAACACCAATGTCTTTCAGATTAATTTTATCTAAAGAAATGATGAAAGGTTTTGAAGGGCTTTCTTCTTTATCCGTGGTAGCAAACGCATCGAGAATATAATCAAAATTGAAAGTTCCGTCCGGCTTTCTCACTACGTTGGCGCGCGCTCCTTCCAGATCCACCGATGTTATATCTGCAGTAGAACTGATAAGTTTAATCATATTCAACCCTACATCAAGCTTTTTTACGGCAAGAAGGGTATCTATATTTTGGCCTTTTAAGTAAAGATTTTCCATAACAAGGCTGTTTGGAAATCCTATGTAAACCCTTTCCAGGCTTACTTTTGTTTTGATTTTTTTTTCGAGGTAAACAACCAGCTTATCTTTTACAAAGTTTTGAACAGCAGGAAGTCTAAGGCTAAGAATAAGCAGCACGATAAATACCAAAATAGATATAATGGTAATAACAAAACGCCGAAAGAGTTTTCTTTTGTTGATTTTCAGTTTCAAGAGTGATTGGGTTTATAACAAATATAGCAATACTATTCGTACCGCTTCTCCGTTGTGGTACCCTTTGTGAATACAAAAATCCTGCCTTGACTGCCAATCTAATGGAATTTAGTTTAGTTGAGTGTCAAGTGAATAGTTGATGCTGACAGTCAAAGCCCGGATTTATGTGTTTAAAAAGCCCCTTTTTTTAATCTTCTGTACTGAAAAGGTTTTAGCAAAAATGAATATTCAAGTGTTTAGTCAATTTATTAAAAGGGGCTTGGCATGGTTTGAAAAAGTATATATTGAGATTAAAAGTTTAATTGTTTCCGTTTTCCCATATTACTTCCTGTCCCTGCGGAGCTGCACCGCCCTGAGCAGGAGTAATAGGAGCTGTTTCCTGATTGATATGATAGATGTAGGCTGCAATCTTCTCGGCGTCTCTTCCGGTAATGGTTCCTTCTTTGATTAAAGGCCGCATCGTAGGATTGTTCGGTGATCCGTTTTCAAGCATCCAGAATACATTTTTAAATAAGCTTTTTTCTTTTACATTGATCCAGTGTTTGTCGGTAAGATTCGGGCCGATACCTCCTTTTCCTCCTTCTCCGTGACAGGTTACGCAGTTGGTTTTAAAGAGATCTTTACCATCGGCAATATTGTCTGCACTGTATTTTGCGGATTCAAGGTTAATTTGTGGAGCGGTCTTTTCATATTCAGCAATGGAAGCAAGCATGGTTTTGGTTTCATGATTTAATTCTGCGTCGGGATGGGCATATTCGGTAAACGAAAACGCAGTAAGATACACGGCACAGAAAATACATCCGAACCAGAAAAGGCCGATCCACCATTTCGGAAGTGCATTATCCAGTTCTGTGATCCCATCAAATCCGTGATCAATAAGAATGTCTTTTTCCTCTGTTGCAGATTGTTTTTTAAAAGCCGAATTCCAGAGCTTCTGAAAATAAGGTGTACTTTTTTCTTTAATATATAAAGCTTTTTCTTCATCCGAAAGCCTGCTGAAATTCTGATTTTCGATGAGGTCTCCAATGGAATTCATAATAAGAAGCAGGATAATGGCAATCAGCATCAATCCCCAGAAAAAAGGAGAAGAAAAATATCCTGAATCGTGCGCGAACATTTCGAACGCCATAATTGTTAAACCTAAGGTAACAATGATGTATACTGAAATTGGGGTTCTTGTTTTCATTGCTAGTTCATTTTAATTATCTGCACTGGCAGTTTGAATCTCAGTGGTTTTAATATCTGTTCCTAATCTTTGCAGATAAGCAATCATGGCAACGATTTCCCTGTCTTCAAGCGGAACGAAAGATGCTCCTTTTGCTGCTCTGTCTCTTTCTACCTGCTGCTTCACATCTGCCGCTTCAGAATAAATTCTTTTAACAATACCTTTTGCCTGATTGTCTGCCCACTGATTGGCGGAATCGATCTCAGCTTTGGTGTAAGGAACATCGAAATAATTTTTCATCAGTTTCATTTTGTCTGCCATCTGTTTTTTATCCAGTTTATTGGTAATCAGCCACGGAAAGCGCGGCATGATAGAACTTGCTGAAGTAATTCTTGGATTATACATATGTTTGAAATGCCATGAATCAGGGTTTCTTCCACCTTCTCTGTGCAGATCCGGTCCGGTTCTTTTGGATCCCCAAAGGAACGGTCGGTCGTAAACAAATTCTCCTGCTTTGGAATACTGTCCGTTCTTCCCTTCAAATCGTACAATCTCATCACGGAACGGTCTTATCATCTGGGAATGACAGGCGTTACATCCTTCTCTTATGTATAGATCTCTTCCTTCCAGCTCCAGTGGAGAATAAGGTTTTACAGCAGTAATCGTGGGTACACTTTGTTTTAATGTTAAAGTCGGAATGATTTCCACCAGACCACCGATTGCCACGGTAATGAAAGCTAGTATGGCCATGATTCTCGGAGTTCTTTCGATCCAAAGGTGCAAACCTTCTCCTTCTTTTCTTGCGCTTCCGATGTTAGCTAAAGCAGGCGCTTCTGCAGGAACGTTTTTCTGGAATGAACCGGCTTTAATTGTTTTAATCACATTCACAATCATTAAAATGGCTCCTGAAATATAGAAAAGCCCGCCTAAGAATCTCATTTTGTAATAAGGAATAATTGCCGTTACCGTATCCAGCCAGTTTTTCCAAACCAAGGTTCCGTCCGGGTTGAACTGTTTCCACATGAGTCCTTGGGTAAAACCTGAGATATACATAGGAACAGCATAGAAAATGATTCCCAGCGTTCCCAGCCAGAAATGCAAATTGGCGAGTTTTTTAGACCAGAGCGGTGT
This region includes:
- a CDS encoding cbb3-type cytochrome c oxidase N-terminal domain-containing protein is translated as MKTRTPISVYIIVTLGLTIMAFEMFAHDSGYFSSPFFWGLMLIAIILLLIMNSIGDLIENQNFSRLSDEEKALYIKEKSTPYFQKLWNSAFKKQSATEEKDILIDHGFDGITELDNALPKWWIGLFWFGCIFCAVYLTAFSFTEYAHPDAELNHETKTMLASIAEYEKTAPQINLESAKYSADNIADGKDLFKTNCVTCHGEGGKGGIGPNLTDKHWINVKEKSLFKNVFWMLENGSPNNPTMRPLIKEGTITGRDAEKIAAYIYHINQETAPITPAQGGAAPQGQEVIWENGNN